From the Pocillopora verrucosa isolate sample1 chromosome 11, ASM3666991v2, whole genome shotgun sequence genome, the window AAATCAGTTTGTATCTTCAAGTCCATAAAACACTCTGCAGTGTGTGCAGCCCATCGCAGCCAGTTCTTATCTCTTCTTCCATTCCACATAAACAAAGCAGGGAACTTCTTGTCCTTGTTAAGCTCTCTCTCTTTTCTTATTGTCTCAAACACAATCGACCGCGTCGATAAGATGGAAGAATGAGCAAAAACACCGGCAATGTTCGTGAGAAACCTGatggacaaaagaaaaaaggaaaagtcttACAATGTCACGTGCGATTTCTATGTCACGCAATATTCAATTTTAGTAATGGTTCTTACTAGTGGTATGCGAAACACGTGTCAAATATTAACTCTGTCAATATGAGGCTCTGTGGCCTAGTGGTAAGCCATTGGAGTGCGGGAGCAGAAGGTCCCTCATGGGGACCcgtaattttcatctttttccacGCTCGTGACGTGATGAAAAAAACAGCTTTCTGCAGTGATGGGTCTACACACGCCATGTAAATGTCACCCAtgttattttcacttaaatttATCCTCGCTTAAACTACGATTGAAAGTTAACCATGCCATGGGAATGTCACGATCAGTGCATTTTATGTCTTTTTGGGGTGTTTGGTTAGTATTATCGAccatttagttttaattttatgcCACCAAAATTGAGTTCGAATATTATATCTGTAAATCATGACCCTTTTACGAGCATACCTGAACCCTATATGCATAGCGAGATTCCCTCCCAtaccaaatccaccaatcacgaTCCTATCCATTGGAATTCCGCGAgatttttcttgatcaatcaaaTGGCAAATCAAGCTGCAGGAGTGATCAATCGAGTCCATCCTCTCCATAGCAGTGGGGCTTAACGTGTTCCGCTCGTACCAAAGCCCTTGTTCAAGTCCGCCATGAGCGACCTGGAAAGTAATATCTGGAGCTTGCGGATAAATTACTCGAATATGGTCAAACTCAAAGTCTTTGTTCAAAATGCTTGTAAGAAGTCTTCTAGAGCTCTCTGCTGTATGTCCATGATcatggaggaaaaataaagacccaatttgatgaaatttttcgAGTGAAGTCACGCACTTCAACTTCTTTAGCGCCATGATGCTTGTTTTTAGCCAGGCGTTCCATAATGAGTGGTTGCTAAGCatgattcaaaatggcggctccGGGAGCATACTTTTTGAGACCAGGTTTCGGGCGTTTTTCTTTAAGAAGCTACCCTTTATCGGTCAGGGATAGCGTGAAAATAACAAGTAAGAGCACAGAGGGATAGTAGTTTGGcagttttcttgaaaactgGTAGACTACTCTGGGGGATTTTGTCCTGCGAATACATTGATAAGATAATGAATTTAAATATTGGATTTTACAGAGGAGATTTCTCTCTTAGATTTTATAAATAGAAAGAACTTCTGCTCAGTTCAACCAAAACCAAGGATTTCAAGGATCTTCAGTGCAGTTTGTGTTCAACGTTTGCCACAGATCACAAAAGAGAAATCAGAACTGGAAAAACGGTATGAGGAACTTCAAGATCAACTGGAACTTGAGCACAGTGCACTGTCAGAGGATGAAGTTGAGTGGGAAGGAATTCAAGAACGGAAGAAAAACTTGAaggatgatgacgatgatgaaagTATGGCAATAGGAATGATGGAGTCGAAAAGAAAGGTTGTTATGATTGTTAAGATTGGCATGTACTAAAACCtgaaacattaaaatgaaatgaccAAAATGAAACAAGTGAAATAAGCAAAAGGAGCAAAACAAGCAAAGCAAAATGATGGTAAtgagcaaaacaaaatgaaacaagcgAAACCActgaaacaaccaaaacaaaactattgaaacaaaatgaacGTCATaggcaaaaatgaaacatctgaaataactaaaaaatatgcaaaaaaaaaaaagtcaataatgataaaatgaatGCCCAGAGGTGTCAGGTGTTACATCTTGATTGCGATTGGCTTGGCGTGTGGTGTTGAGGGAACCTTCataatcaaataaataaataaaaaaatcatgtcAATGAATACAGCTATCTGTTTCCTCCTCTCCTTTTTGTATACACTTTAGTATTCAATATGGCTGGCATTCTGTCCAAGAAACTACAATCATATATGTGTCAAATTATAGTTTCAACTGCTGATGTGGTGGAAAAAAAGGTTTGGAGAGACAGccttaatttatttcaaagcctCAAATGCAAGAGAATATCTGAAGTGAATTCTACATTTTCTGTGACATTTTATCCTCCACTCATCTAAATCATTTTagtggttttgttttggtcatagcggtcattttgttttggttccttggttttggttgttttgcttgttttatttgttttgtttggtcaTTTCATTTTGCTGTTTCGGATTTTTGTACATGCCGATGAGATTTGAGTTTGGCTTCAAACAAAGTGAAAATATCTTGGAGATTACTGCCTCCCTGTAAGATATCATGAGCAGAAAAGAATTAGTTTATAATGTGTTCATGCACAATGTTGACTAGCACTATTGCCTGCATCTTGCATTGTGACTGTTCTTGATAAAAGGAGCCTATTTTACTACAGTTATGTGCGTCTGGTACATGCCACTTGATATACTATTTTAGCCAAGAAGTCATATTACACATAAAGATAGCACATAATTTACTTCACATCATCTCTCTGAGAGGTTCAAACATTGAAGTTACCATAGAAAATGTCTTTTGTTACCCTTGATACTCTCTGGAACCAAACTGCCCCTTGGGATATGGATTATATTGTGGCTTGTTTGGAGCTTTATCCAGAGGGCAAGTGAACTAGAAAAGTTGGTTATTAGGcagcaacaattttttatttagttttgaaGCTTTTCAGACAGTTTCAATTGTctacattttttctttagttttgtcTATGGCTAAGGTAAATCCCTTAATATGTAAACCCCGATGTaggctttgttttcaagaaaaatcaaggaaacATCAATATTTCAGTTCTGTGTTATTATGAAATGCTTTAGTAACAACTGGGAATAggaatttcctcttttttggaaatcctgaaaaaaatgtCTATAAGTTAAGGATTTCTTGTAGCCCACAATTAGAAAAGTAAATAGGTGGATTGCACATatgatgaaatttaatttagtcATGATAAATCAACAGCAATTTGAAGAGGAGCAAGAAGAGGAATTAAGACTTTATCAGCCAGGGAGCCGAGAGACAGAAGCAGACAAAATAACTGACCTTAAATCATTGCATCGCAAACTGCAAGACAACTTAATTTTGTTAGTAAGACGCCAAAAGGATTCAGTGACATGGGAGCTGCCATTTGGTGAAGTGACAAACACCAATGACACTCTTCAACAGGTTTGTTGACATCTTCCCTTTTAACCTTCAACTCCCTTGATCTGGTTGTTGATTCTCCCCATTAgcagctacacatttcctcataaattaGTAGGGAAATTTAGTGCTAGATCAAGatgataacttctacctgataagtttgaggaCTCTCATGAccattttgctggataatgtatgaatattagaGGAAGAAGTTGCAtcttaatcacttttgggagtaAAGGGGTTTCAATTTAGTAAAACTGGAATTAACAACTCTAAAAGACAGTGGTTATCATGTTGTAATGGTCATGTGCACAGCCTTTTCCCTATGTTTTGAATGGCTGAACAACATTCATAGCAAAATAAACTAAACATAGTCTACTTAACAAAAAAAGTTACATGCACAGTGTAGTTGCTTTTATTGGGACGGTTTCATCTTGGGTTCATCTGCAAACAAAGTATGTGTTGTCATCATTCACAACACAGGTGATGGCATTGTGGGCAATAGGGTTTTGTCCAACTCTtataaatattaacaataactgtaaataaaattgcattttttacttatttcaggTAGCATCAAAAAGTTTAAGTGACACTTGTGGCACTGATCTAAAAGTTCATTTTCTTAGCAATGCACCAACTGCTGTGATGaaaaagtacaaaaacaaaaatgacaaggtgAGGTCAATAATGTTCAAAAGATAACATTGTTAAAGCTGGAGGAGTGCCAGGCTGAAGACAAGGGTATGGTACCTTGTTTATTGAGGTTCACTTTAATGATGCTTTTGGGAATAGGGAGATGTTACGTCTTCAAAAGAATGAAATCAGCTCTTTTCCTCttactgaaacaaaatcaaaacttacCTCAGACTTGACAGAGTTTTCTTTATCTCAGGCCCAAACTGAGATGCACTCAAAATATACTGAGATGCACTCAAAATCAAAACCTACCTCAGACTTGACAGAGCTTTCTTTATCTCAGACCCAAAAATATTACTGAGATGCACCCAAACACTTTTCAGAACTTGTTGTCTTAACTTGCCAAGTGTGTCTGTCCTCaaaatcttctttttgtttcctaGGTATTTTTCTACAAAGTGAACTATGTAACAGGTTGTGTCAGACTACATGAAGGATACTTTGATCACATCTGGGTGACAAGGAAGGAAATGAAAGACTTTGTTGATGCAGAATATTTCAAGACAATAAAACGgtttatattttaaatgttaGTGCAAAAACAAACCAAGGATTAGATTGATTAAATACAATGTCCCctcattttcttaattattaCATGGTTATCTTTGAGTTGAAGACAAAGTAAAGTTTGCACTTGAGCCTATTGGTCCACCCAGCCAGAGCTTATTCCAGTTTTGAAAATTCACCCATACCCATATATATTCCTGGAGTATTATTACTGGATAGGACACTAGTCCTTCACAAGGTTACCCTTCTAGCATTacatcaggcttccctgaaaattcacccgtacccatttatactcctggagTATTATTACTGGATGGTACAcaagtccattgcaaggttaccctcccagcatttcatcaggcttccctgacaattcaccaatacccatttatactcctggagTATTTTACTGGATGGGACACTAGTCCATTGCAAAGTTACCCTTCCAGCATTAAtagcattattattattatggagTATTATTACTTGATGGGACACAAGTCCATTGCAAGGTAACCctcccagcatttcatcaggcttccctgaaaattcacccatacccatttatactcctggagTATTATTACTGGATGGGACACTAGTCCATTGCAAAGTTACCCTTCCAGCATTAttagcattattattattatggagTATTATTACTGGATGGGACActagtccattgcaaggttacccttccaacatttcatcaggcttccctgacaattcaccaGTACCCATCTACACTCCTGGGTGGGGACAGGCACTGTGAGAGAAACGTGTTTTGCTCAAGAACGTAACACAATGTCCCagccaggtcttgaacccaggcctctcaACCCATAGTCCAGTACACTGACCATTAGGAATAAGGGAAGATATCTTGCAGAGTAAATTTAACAGGTGATTTTTTAGGTTTTGTAGTAATCAGCCTCTGTCCTTCAGTGAGTATCTGAGACTGAACTTGTAACCTTCCTTTGCAAATGGAAACTTCCTTGTAACTTAAAGATCAATGTGTGATAATCGGATTTGACTAGCTCACAGTTGGATTCCACAAGTGAATGTGTAACTTAACACCCTTACCAGCTTACTTACAATGGCCCCTTTCCACTCGTAGAAACTATAATTGTTCTGCATCAGGTATGATTATCTtgaaaataaaggcaaattttgacaaaattgtaaagaaaataatttatttataacaaaGTCTTTAAAATGTTGCAGGAGGTTCTTTTATTCATGGCATGTTGTCTCATGCAGCAGTAGACCCAGTACTCCTCCTCTTTGTGCCGCAGCATATCTGAGGGACCGTTCTTGTTCAAATGCCTCTTCAAGTTTTAGccactgaaatgaaacaaaaaataggTCAGATAAGAAGACTAAAGTTATTTCAATAATGTGAGAACTTACAGACAAGTTAAATTTCTTTCAGGTATGAAAAGTAGGAAAAGACAAACCTGCTGTATTCGTTGTAAATCAATCTCTGCTCTGCGTAACTTCTCCCAGCAATAATGTTTCATACATCTCCTCTTTGAAGCCCGACAGAAATCTCCTGTTTCTTCAAAGACATTAGTGACTAAAGGACAGCCACAAACATCAGTAGCAGagatcttaaaaaaataaagtggaATCTGTTGATAAAGATGTCATGGAGGTTGTTGCTCTAAATGAAAACCTGTTCTGAGAGTTTTGTCCAATTTTTCGCATTTATCCTCCATGAaccaaaaagtttgaaataaaaacatttatagGTCTCAAATATTCTTTAAGAAGTGAGCAGTTAGTTCACATACATATTGAGCAGggcttttaagatttttacaGAGTTATGATATGCAAACAAGTGAAAACTACTTAATATGTCTCAAAAGCATGATGATACCTTTGGTTCCTTTGTATGTTCAGGGCACAGAACTCGGAGTCTTTTGCAGTAAATCTTTTGCTGATGGTTGTAATAATCACAGAACAAGTTCCTGAAAAATTGAAGTGTAAAATTTCAGTCCTAAGCAAAGGTTCAGAACaagtaaagttaaaaaacaacacaaaatcCATTATCTCTAAATGGTAAAAATCCTCTGAGAGCAGTTACAACAACCAAAACACATACCCCGCACTTTTGTAAATGGAACCAAATGTTGTTAAGCTTTCATTCTGTAAGAGAGCAGAAACCAAGTACCTTAAGTTATCATGTCATGTTATGGCCATTTACTCAATCATGTTGAACTCTCAAGTTCTAAACTGTTCACGAACAtgaataaagaggaaaaattttagGGAAAGTATGGTGCTGCATTGGTAGGAGGTATTACAAGaaactttggttttatcagaTGAATTAGTAAAATTGGCTACCAcaaagagtttctcaagctgatgttttgagtgttagtcTTTCATGAGAGTGAATAGCAAAGGGCTGATGATTGAttcagtggccaatttacattatccttgtggttgataaaaccaaattatcttgtttagAGGCATGATGCAGAGGGGAAAGAAGACAGGGTGGGAAGGAAAGGTGCTCATAGGCAAAGTAAAGCTATGGGTATTAATTATATTACAGTTGTAAAGCTGGGACTGAATGCAAAAGTCTGTATGAACCTTCATGTAACACTTCTCCATATGTCTGAGGGCAACTTTAGGAGCTAATGGTAGTCCACAGGTGATGCAATGGACTTGAAGATCTGTTTCACCTTCTACTTCAGTGTCTTGTGCCTGACAAAGAACAGACCATGATAATTTACTTGAACATAATGTTGTACAAAGTAGTTTTTGGTAAGAACTACATATTTTGAGAATACCTTCAATTGTGTTTCATTATCTTGGTTAGTTTTAAGCTCTTTGAACATTAAAcatttacactctaacatcagaactcatattctccatactgttctctatacatttccattaaactgaaaaggagaattcaTTAACCAATAAAGAGCTTCttgaattggtgatcatttcccttattcttgattgccagtcactcttagaggtcaaatAATTAAAAGGATTTGATATTTTGCAGACCATTGCTTGGAAATCTGCTCCATTTCCTAAGTGTCTTGACAGATGAATCACAAATCACACTCTTTTAAAATCATGAAACTCTATCACTCTCTACATCTGGAATACAACATTGACAACATTTCAGGATTTTAGCGACTGGCATTAATCCACCCACTTAAAATATTTGTACCTCTGATTCTTCTATTGTAGCATGTTTTGTCTTCTCTATAAAAGCATCAAGTTCATTACTCAGTCTGTCAAGTTCCATCAACTTCTCCTGAGCTTCCTGAAAAGGAACAGAATGCTTCTGTCAAAGCCAAGAAGGGTAGAAATTGGTAAAAACATctcattttttcatgaaaacataGACTGTACCTCTTTCTTTTTCGCCAGTTTTTGCAGATACTCCTCAGCTTTGATATCAGCGACACTTGTAGATTTTTGCCATTTAGCCATTTTCTGGGGTAAAATCTCTTGAATGCGTCTAAAGGGAGAAAATGTTTAGAACTTTTGGAATATAGAATATTgatataatttaattaatattaaGACTACTCTATGTTTTGCCTTCATCTATAATTTTTAACGAAAGAAATGATCCTTGCAAGTGAGCTTCaatttcaccctttaactcccagacttactttgtaattctccttactgtcaagcttacaattcttataatgttagttcagagaatttagtattggatcaactaatcatccccaaattgatagttttctttattctcatcacttgtctggttgatattgtaaggagaaattctctctcagtcactcatgggagttaaagggctaagcaATAATTGCAGAAATGAAGCATACCCAGATCCTAGGTAGGCTCCACTACCTTACACTGGTATGGTGCATACATCTGCAtgactatttccttttttttcatcaaaaattacaAGTTCTGTAATGCACCTGAAGTGCGtgaccattcaaatgaaaactttttctctACTGTCTACCATCACGAGTTACcataattttgatgaatttaaTCTAAATTGGAATTTACCTGCAATCTATTACAATTCAGGTCTACAAGATTTGTCTGCATTTTTACCTGACAGCAAGCTGAATGCCACACTCATCGCTACAATACTTTGAGCCAGAACGAGCCGCATTGGTGCAACCCAGACCATAACACTGCCGTACTTCCtccctttctctttcttcacaaTATTCAGTGGAAAGTCTACTCTTTTCTTCATTTGACAtgatcctttttcttttgcgtGCCCTCTCACTGGTTTGCCTGAGCTTCTCCtgttttaaaagacattagAAGCTTAATCCTAGTGGTGTGACAAGAGGCATCAGAGTTTTGCCATTTAGCAGGCTCTTTTTCTATCTTGACAAAGATAAAACTATTTCTATTGCAGcaatctttttgtcttttggtTGGCTGCGATACTCAGAATACTATCAGAACTGACAAACCTTCCTACTCTCTGAAGACTTGGCATGTTTCATCTTCACTGCTTTCCGTTGTTTTCTCAGTGGAACAATACTCTGTTaccaagaataaaagaaatgttagTGTGTGATAACTTCACAAAGTTTTCTGCACAGAATTGACTTAAACCCTTGAAGAGACAAAGCATCTAATCTCTCCCCATTATATTGCCCCTGAATCAAGCATAAAGGTCagtagaataaaggaaatgatcaccaactaaagaagctctttgattgttgaacaaattctccttgtcaataccttAAGGAATGTAGAGAGAGCAGTgttgagaatatgcataatgatggtcgggtgtaaagggttcagcCAATTGATCATCAGGGGTACATTAAATTCTTGTTTGCATGCTAACATGGGTTTAGTATCAACTGAGGTTTTGAATGACCCAGCCTATGAAGgcataaatatatatttatttaacaaatagattccaagttgccatgcctctgttcagtaatagatcacagatgacatcaaaatgtggtaagaacaaaaaagtggcacacaaggcgcagccgagtgtgtcactgatgttcttactaccacattttgacgtcctctgtgatctattactgaacagaagcatggcaacttggaatctatttgttttatataataaagaattaaaaaaagttttaatgatgatgtcatctgtatgtctgtccttcaatagatcataggtgagaaccaatcagaatgcatgcataactgagcttattatataaatatttatttctaaTTACTTAGCAACTGAATGCTTTAAGTGTCACAGTTTCTGGTAAAAATCAGGGGTTCATAAGTGCTAGACTAGCAACAGATTTAAGGAGATTGAAATGAATAACCTTTTTTGTAGTATGTTACACAATCAAAGGCTTCAAATAAAGGACAACTAACAACTCTTATAGAAAGTTTGTTGTGTACCTCAATATCAATATCGCCATCTTCTCTTCTACTCTCCTCATCTTTCAACATGTCCCTGTAAGCTGTGCCACCTCGTAGAAGAACCTGATATAAAACAAGTTActttctgtcaaccatacaattcttataatgttagtacAAAGAAtgtagtattgaatcaactaattatccccaaattgatatttttctttattctcatcacttatctggttgatattgtattgatattgtgaggagcaattctgttttggtcactcatgggagtttaagggttaaagtaaCATTATTTATACAACTACAAAGACACAAACCTACCAGTTTGtttgaataaaggggttaattctctaaagaaactgcggtgttGTATTGATGGGAGAGGATAACAGGGTAATTAGGTATCATCAatcgagttgataatgtaaactggccaccgtaaagagtttcaaagctgacattttgagtgttagcccttcctcagagcaATTGTGggttttgtgtgtgtttatatgcagaaaatggagctacatGCTACAATTGGCAACAAGTGTATGAAAATGAATAGCCTAGCTTACCCTTGATTTCAGAAGGCATTGTCGTAAGCGACATTTCTGTCTCATCTTGTTGGGGCCACCAAACTTCTTCATATCCTAAAAAGAACAGATGAAAGCTTACAAAACcagtttttcactttttgaggCAACCTGACAATAACATAGCCATGTAGCTGTTAGACTAGTGGTTAGTTAATAGAATTCTCCTTTCACTTTGTAagttagccagtcagtcagttagctGGTCAGCTAGTCCATCAGGCAGGCAGTCAGGCATTCAgacagtcagttagtcagccagtcagttggtcagtcagccagtcagttggtcagtcagccagtcaatcagtcactcagtcagtcagtcagccagtctgCCATTTAGTCatttattcagtcagtcagtcagtcattcagtcggtaattgtgaagaagagctccccaaaaaacctgtcggccaactgtcagtcaactgtcggccgacagtcagCCGACAGTTGGtcgtctgtcggccgacagttggttGTCTGTCAGCTGACAGTTGGTTGTCTGTCAGCTGACAGTTGGTCGACTGTTGGCCGtttgtcggccgacagttggcaAACAGACAGCTGACAGGTTTTGCctgaaatataggctacctgtcggctGACAGTgggccgacagttggccgactgttggtaatgtctcggtaacctgtcggtagcttgttGGTAAAACGTTAAtacaaaccttaatgttttctcttggtttttgCTTGATACAACACCCAACATGTGTAATACATTGACAAGAATAGCCTttcatacatcaccattacggattgttatgtcacgttaactgttcgtttttgacacaatttttcttttttcttaacctgtcggtaacctgttggttagctgtTGGTAGagtgtcggtaacctgttggtCAACTGCtggccgacagttgaccgacagtaggccgacaggttttttggggagctcttcttcacaattacccattcagtcagtcagtcagtcattcagtcagtcagtcagtaagccATTTAGTCTCTCTGTCATACAGGAACTCACTTAGTTCTCCTTAAAAactaatttcttcttttcccAAACTTTGGAGCAGACCAGGAGGAAATATAAGGCAAGAATGTTTCACtgaattcaaataaaaattttctcaagGAGAGGCTTCATCTTGTAAAAGATTCTGTTTAGTAACACAGTACCTTGCAGAAGTCACACTGTCCACAATCCTCTGTCCTAACACATGCAACACATTCGCCACAAGTTCTCCTTGATCTCTTACGCTCACTCTGCAGGGAAAATAAACATTGATCTTGtcaaaattgtttcaattttttagtgtgtttgaaaacaata encodes:
- the LOC131794567 gene encoding lysophospholipase-like protein 1; its protein translation is MALKKLKCVTSLEKFHQIGSLFFLHDHGHTAESSRRLLTSILNKDFEFDHIRVIYPQAPDITFQVAHGGLEQGLWYERNTLSPTAMERMDSIDHSCSLICHLIDQEKSRGIPMDRIVIGGFGMGGNLAMHIGFRFLTNIAGVFAHSSILSTRSIVFETIRKERELNKDKKFPALFMWNGRRDKNWLRWAAHTAECFMDLKIQTDFQVNYAMQGHEIISDEIIYLRKWVERMIPNLDRNVNDQ
- the LOC131794566 gene encoding large ribosomal subunit protein mL46, yielding MAAPGAYFLRPGFGRFSLRSYPLSVRDSVKITNFINRKNFCSVQPKPRISRIFSAVCVQRLPQITKEKSELEKRYEELQDQLELEHSALSEDEVEWEGIQERKKNLKDDDDDESMAIGMMESKRKQFEEEQEEELRLYQPGSRETEADKITDLKSLHRKLQDNLILLVRRQKDSVTWELPFGEVTNTNDTLQQVASKSLSDTCGTDLKVHFLSNAPTAVMKKYKNKNDKVFFYKVNYVTGCVRLHEGYFDHIWVTRKEMKDFVDAEYFKTIKRFIF
- the LOC131794564 gene encoding CXXC-type zinc finger protein 1-like, whose protein sequence is MAEETKGSGSKLKEVARKFNVLPERQAKVNYMIAAREKVEAAKEEKSKKDDAAYCVCGTSDTSRFMICCDRCDEWFHGDCIGITKLEAKEIKQYYCAQCLEKDPHLCIKYRLKKPKPEKRDKVPSEKKEKQHSSSKDDSERKRSRRTCGECVACVRTEDCGQCDFCKDMKKFGGPNKMRQKCRLRQCLLKSRVLLRGGTAYRDMLKDEESRREDGDIDIESIVPLRKQRKAVKMKHAKSSESRKEKLRQTSERARKRKRIMSNEEKSRLSTEYCEEREREEVRQCYGLGCTNAARSGSKYCSDECGIQLAVRRIQEILPQKMAKWQKSTSVADIKAEEYLQKLAKKKEEAQEKLMELDRLSNELDAFIEKTKHATIEESEAQDTEVEGETDLQVHCITCGLPLAPKVALRHMEKCYMKNESLTTFGSIYKSAGNLFCDYYNHQQKIYCKRLRVLCPEHTKEPKISATDVCGCPLVTNVFEETGDFCRASKRRCMKHYCWEKLRRAEIDLQRIQQWLKLEEAFEQERSLRYAAAQRGGVLGLLLHETTCHE